The following coding sequences lie in one Epinephelus lanceolatus isolate andai-2023 chromosome 24, ASM4190304v1, whole genome shotgun sequence genomic window:
- the atp5pf gene encoding ATP synthase peripheral stalk subunit F6, mitochondrial produces the protein MALHRLFQLSSLLRSAVSLTLRRNIGLSAVLFNRAKELDPVQKLFLDKIRDYNTKSKTSGGIVDAGPAYQKNLSEEVSKLQRLYGGGDLTKFPDVKFSEPKLDEGAK, from the exons ATGGCACTTCACCGGTTATTCCAGCTGTCCTCCCTGCTGCGCTCCGCCGTGAGCCTGACCCTGCGCAGGAACATCGGCCTCTCTGCTGTGCTCTTCAACCGGGCCAAGGAGCTCGACCCGGTCCAGAAGCTGTTCCTGGACAAGATCCGGGACTACAACACCAAGAGCAA GACCTCAGGTGGCATTGTGGATGCAGGACCTGCGTATCAGAAGAACCTGTCTGAAGAAGTATCCAAGCTGCAGAGGCTATACGGTGGAGGAGACCTCACCAAGTTCCCTGATGTTAAATTCTCAG AGCCCAAGCTCGATGAAGGCGCCAAGTGA